The following proteins are encoded in a genomic region of Zea mays cultivar B73 chromosome 9, Zm-B73-REFERENCE-NAM-5.0, whole genome shotgun sequence:
- the LOC103639656 gene encoding RING-H2 finger protein ATL67 — protein MHARVETDHQFSHHLKLISSATAPKLISRSMSPLLANMVLKFCKTIQQYSSAGVLGCFFGAAHTPIRFGRPMVARTAVVSSSVRTMERSTVRSGRPSVSSTTARPQLSNLGLGYSIAIALGFLILFASFLLAFYFCFGRGGDYWAGEAVTTASSSGHLSITVPRVLFVAEGSESPEDDAYPSSSAAAACSPVGLDAAAIASYPKVAFSSKAAEADAMCSICLSEYRDGETLRVMPECRHGFHVACLDAWLSRSASCPVCRSSQVLPRFLSFAVFGS, from the coding sequence ATGCATGCGCGAGTTGAAACTGACCACCAGTTCAGCCACCATTTGAAACTAATCAGTTCAGCCACCGCGCCAAAGCTTATAAGCCGCTCCATGTCTCCTTTACTAGCCAATATGGTACTAAAGTTTTGCAAGACAATACAACAATACAGCAGTGCAGGCGTTTTGGGCTGCTTTTTTGGTGCGGCCCATACTCCAATTAGGTTTGGGCGGCCCATGGTCGCGCGCACAGCAGTCGTTTCTTCCTCCGTCCGCACGATGGAGCGCTCAACCGTCCGTTCCGGCCGCCCCTCGGTCAGCTCCACGACGGCACGACCTCAGCTCTCCAACCTGGGCCTCGGCTACTCCATCGCCATCGCGCTCGGCTTCCTCATCCTGTTTGCCTCCTTCCTGCTGGCTTTCTACTTCTGCTTCGGCCGCGGCGGGGACTACTGGGCCGGGGAAGCAGTCACCACGGCGTCCAGCTCTGGCCACCTCTCCATCACCGTCCCGCGCGTGCTCTTCGTCGCGGAGGGGTCCGAGTCCCCCGAAGACGACGCTTacccctcctcctccgccgccgcgGCCTGCTCCCCCGtcgggctcgacgcggccgccatcGCTTCCTACCCCAAGGTCGCCTTCTCCAGCAAGGCCGCCGAGGCTGACGCCATGTGCTCCATCTGCCTCAGCGAGTACAGGGACGGCGAGACGCTGCGCGTGATGCCCGAGTGCAGGCACGGCTTCCACGTCGCGTGCCTCGACGCCTGGCTGAGCCGGAGCGCGTCCTGCCCCGTCTGCAGGTCCTCTCAGGTCCTTCCCCGTTTTCTCTCCTTTGCAGTTTTTGGTTCCTGA